Within Diabrotica virgifera virgifera chromosome 7, PGI_DIABVI_V3a, the genomic segment TGTGGTGAAGGCTAGGAAGGGAGTAAATACCCTGACGGCAGTATTAAATATGTTGAAGGACATAGGAGAGGAAGGTGACCGGAAAAGAGTAAGGAAGGTGAGGAAGGAACtagaggaagaagaagcaaacAGCAGCGATTCTGAGAAGAGCTTTGCGACGGTAGCAAGCAATAGCAGCGAGCGAAGAGGAATTCGGCGGATAGAAGGTGAGAAGAAGGAAGGATTTGTAAAGATGGACCGTGCAGAGGTTATAGTAGCGGCCGGAAGTAAATGGCATGATAGGGCGAATCCGGCTGGAGAAGTGCAAGGAGAGCGGCAGAGATCACTGCGCAGGGTACCGTATACCCCATGTAGGAGGTGTGGACAGGTTGGTCACTGGACACGGGAGTGCACGATACATCTGGGCAACCAGAAGAGTGGGGATTCACGTTGGAAACCGGAAGAACGAACACGGTTGGGGAAAAGGGCGAGCAACGAAGAATGCTTTCAGTGTGGGCGACCGGGCCATTTTATAAACACATGTCCACAGACCATATGCGATAATTGTGGATATGGCGGTCACGTGTGGAGACAGTGCCAAAATACTGGAACATCCGCGAGGAGGGGTTCATTTTCGCGGCGACAACGGTCATGGGAATCAGATAAGTCAGACAGGGAGGTGGAAGATTATGCGAGCCTAGCCGGAAGACGAGCTGAAAGCCGTAGCGTTTCCCCAAACTAGGTGGCCCTCCAGGTTCCCCTAGCTTGGAGATGGCCCAGAAAACTGGAGGGGGATATATTGGGAAAGCGACCGTAACCGCAGGGGGAGTAACATCCTTGATAATTACGGCCGATTTTCAAGGGGCTAATAGAAAAGTTTTAGTGGATACGGGAGCCGATGTAACCTTACTGCGAGAAGCTGTGGAGGGTGTACCAGTCATCACCGGCCGAAGCGAGACCATTACGGGGGTGACGGGGGTATGTCAACGCATCCAGGGTAAGCAGAAGCTAAACGTAACCATCGGTGATACCGCAGCCATACATGAGGTATGGATAGTCGATGTGGACTGTGGAGCTGAAGGTATATTGGGACT encodes:
- the LOC114326234 gene encoding uncharacterized protein LOC114326234; the encoded protein is MAEVGDEVDRLKQELEKAREEVCKLQDERQRVAQNELNYLRKEMEELRMAGSRRAEMIGAREVKEWCGSEGEMGVEEFVERVEMLQQINGWTEQNTADLVRRRMIGEAAEFLRNATSEKQEGWTWKEIKGLLLQRFGVKKDRVDEMVKLMNIRRKEGENYRRFADRCRTAARYVVKEYEKEEEKKVANEIREEMILGVFMEGLNSEVRRVVKARKGVNTLTAVLNMLKDIGEEGDRKRVRKVRKELEEEEANSSDSEKSFATVASNSSERRGIRRIEGEKKEGFVKMDRAEVIVAAGSKWHDRANPAGEVQGERQRSLRRVPYTPCRRCGQVGHWTRECTIHLGNQKSGDSRWKPEERTRLGKRASNEECFQCGRPGHFINTCPQTICDNCGYGGHVWRQCQNTGTSARRGSFSRRQRSWESDKSDREVEDYASLAGRRAESRSVSPN